A genome region from Brassica oleracea var. oleracea cultivar TO1000 chromosome C2, BOL, whole genome shotgun sequence includes the following:
- the LOC106326449 gene encoding putative FBD-associated F-box protein At5g56440, protein MDRLSLLPDDLIFKILSFFPSRAVVTTSLFSKRWCSLWKHVPNLGYSDPHIESEYWSASRFIDKFLLLQDNAHALQTLYLCVNRSCPPADIETWVGVAVSRGVRDILFYQYSRTWYSPIRFPRSLYTCETLVTLSLLHTFIVDVPLAICFPSLKSLTLESVDFLLSDDDIVHRLLSGCRVLEDLKVVRWGYDVLKTFKIMVPSLQRLTVEDVLINGNPVPGPDAGFVIKAPCLKSLAITSKFGSFHSLVKMPYLVKANIKLQHGDSKNLLGCVTSAKHLSLCLKQRMDSYPIGDFSQLVSLKVCTCSLDWYRLILSRAPKLRVLRFQGQANLLPSSYINDLKKCYSSSEDVQTQWERPSSVPECLISSLETIEWIDYKGTEAEDNEVLYLVDNSGGQLKTVAVTLS, encoded by the exons ATGGATAGGCTGAGTCTATTACCAGATGACTTGATCTTTAAGATACTCTCTTTTTTTCCATCGAGAGCTGTAGTGACCACAAGCCTTTTCTCAAAACGTTGGTGTTCACTCTGGAAACACGTCCCAAATCTCGGGTATTCCGATCCACATATCGAGAGTGAGTACTGGAGCGCTTCACGTTTTATAGACAAGTTTTTGCTACTACAAGACAACGCTCATGCTCTACAAACTTTGTATCTATGCGTTAATCGGTCCTGTCCTCCTGCAGACATTGAAACATGGGTTGGTGTTGCAGTTTCTCGCGGTGTGCGCGATATTCTGTTTTACCAATATAGTAGAACCTGGTACTCCCCCATACGGTTTCCTAGGAGCTTGTATACATGTGAAACCCTAGTGACTTTAAGTCTACTACACACCTTCATAGTTGATGTTCCTTTGGCTATTTGCTTCCCTTCACTCAAGAGTTTGACTCTTGAATCTGTGGACTTCCTTCTTAGCGATGACGATATTGTTCATCGGCTTCTATCGGGTTGCCGTGTCCTTGAAGACCTAAAAGTGGTTCGATGGGGCTATGACGTATTGAAAACTTTCAAAATCATGGTTCCTTCGTTGCAAAGATTAACAGTCGAGGATGTTTTAATAAATGGTAATCCAGTTCCAGGACCTGATGCTGGGTTTGTGATCAAAGCTCCTTGTTTAAAGTCGTTAGCGATTACGAGCAAGTTTGGTTCGTTCCACTCACTAGTGAAAATGCCATACCTGGTGAAGGCTAACATAAAGCTTCAACATGGAGATTCTAAGAATCTTCTCGGATGTGTTACCTCAGCCAAACACCTATCTTTATGTTTAAAACAACGAATG GATTCGTATCCAATAGGCGACTTCAGTCAACTCGTGTCTCTTAAAGTCTGTACATGCTCTTTAGACTGGTATCGTCTTATACTCAGCCGTGCCCCTAAACTCCGAGTTCTCAGATTCCAAGGTCAAGCAAATTTGCTTCCATCTTCATACATAAATGATCTTAAGAAATGTTACAGCAGTTCCGAAGATGTCCAGACTCAGTGGGAGCGACCGAGTTCTGTTCCGGAATGTTTGATTTCGAGCCTCGAAACTATCGAGTGGATTGATTACAAAGGAACAGAAGCAGAGGACAATGAGGTTTTGTATTTGGTAGATAACTCTGGAGGACAGCTAAAGACAGTGGCTGTTACACTCTCATAG